From Candida dubliniensis CD36 chromosome 7, complete sequence, the proteins below share one genomic window:
- the PLC1 gene encoding 1--phosphatidylinositol-4,5-bisphosphate phosphodiesterase 1, putative — translation MFELSNSRNSIDSNQGDNDNDNQSNDELSPSELYYSPTGSPPKSQLLLQKSSSPSSYSPIKSDLPNIYSHLRSNDNNIDPLSPQSPPPPPQPPQPSSSSSSNTKSSTAKNIFKKLLRFNKSSDNINDSRSIVSTNGGSPINENTTTTTTATATTMTSSSSNNSIPKRGKSIQRSQILHHTDSDSLYLENQIELRPEISKSIGNIKIGNIFTNDGMPLLKISHKSKKRILFWIDPSCFKFSWRMANSITNTTSGLLPQSIINNTPLLSNSTIITTSTITTSTLHRLSISNRTTHEFFLDDIKSIYIQNEGSGYREELNISQKLENNWITIIYFNQKKNNLKSLHLITDNNHDFKKLISAIYNLKQLRSQLAKEFLIDINELDENYIKMLLNKELPTNDDDGDDNGDGYGDGQKSHKHVREFLSFNDILKYAKRLNINVNTNHLQQIFDQVILLSTSSTTDKLINSPSFEKGLNFEQFKQFVSILKDRKDLQEIWDSLAKNKNVLNFNDIKNFIINIQKDNFDDNTINLIFQKYCNIDNGWNKESLNEYLLSSYSTPYREITHNSNNNYYDYPLNEYFISSSHNTYLTGRQVAGDSSVEGYIRTLQRGCRCVEIDIWNGDSNDTGSDVKNESEPIVNHGRTFTKPISFINVIKAIKKFAFIVSPWPLILSLEIHCSPECQIKVVNILKDILGENMIIAPIDIDSMVLPSPTQLKHKFIIKVKKTTSFQNLVETENGNFTTTTTTTTTTTTTATSLSEDNEINKSNNNSNTSSSSSSSFIMRRRKGNKSPKIINELSDLGIYTQGIKFRNFSLPESKTFNHCFSLGEKSINRMIKDDDKKISLNKHNRRYLMRVYPSGTRLKSSNFNPLPYWSHGVQMVATNWQTYDLGQQLNESLFENKIFQGYVLKPKLLRKPILKSTNDFNKSSIINNNNNNNCKVIRFNFEIISGHQLPKFPKDDYKDQAINPYISFEIIGAQNIQWDNNNTNESISSSTTTTTTTSITNSDTIRTTKIIGENGFNPNFNSKFSGSIITLNDLIFIKFIVYASTSLNYPDSGEIFPIGILVTKLNYLKQGYRYIYLNDLLGEQLVYSSIFIKIEYDEDLLNELS, via the coding sequence atgtttgaattatcaaattctcgaaattcaattgatagtAATCAAGGTGATAACGATAATGACAATCAAagtaatgatgaattaagtCCTTCAGAATTATATTATTCTCCAACAGGACTGCCTCCTAAATCACAATTATTACTTCAAAAATCATCTTCACCTTCATCATATTCTCCAATTAAATCTGATTTACCTAATATTTATAGTCATTTACGatctaatgataataatattgatccACTACTGCCACAgtcaccaccaccaccaccacaaccaccacaaccttcatcatcatcatcatcaaatactAAATCTTCAACAGCaaagaatatttttaaaaaattattacgatttaataaatcatcagataatattaatgattcaaGATCAATTGTACTGACCAATGGTGGGTCTCCTATTAATGAGaataccaccaccaccaccaccgccACCGCCACCACAATGACATCAAGTTCATCTAATAATAGCATTCCTAAACGAGGGAAATCTATTCAACGAAGTCAAATTCTACATCACACCGATTCTGATTCTTTATATttagaaaatcaaattgaattacGTCCAGAAAtatctaaatcaattggtaatattaaaattggTAATATATTTACTAATGATGGAATgccattattaaaaatatctcataaatcaaagaaaagaatattattttggATTGATCCTTCAtgttttaaattttcttgGAGAATGGCCAATTCAATTACCAATACAACTTCAGGTTTATTACCTCAAAgtatcattaataatactccattattatctaattcaacaattattactacatcaacaataacaacttCAACTCTTCATCGATTATCAATATCTAATCGAACTACTCAtgaattttttcttgatgatattaaatcaatatatattcaaaatgAAGGTAGTGGATATCgtgaagaattaaatatatctcaaaaacttgaaaataattggattacaataatttattttaatcaaaaaaaaaataatttaaaatcattacaTTTAATTACTGATAATAATcatgattttaaaaaattgattctggcaatttataatttaaaacaattacGTTCACAATTGGCCaaagaatttttaattgatataaatgaattagatgaaaattatattaaaatgttattaaataaagaattaccaactaatgatgatgatggtgatgataatggTGATGGTTATGGTGATGGTCAGAAATCTCATAAACATGTTAGAGAATTTCTTAGttttaatgatattttaaaatatgCCAAAAGATTAAATATTAATGTCAATACCAATCATttacaacaaatttttgatcAAGTAATATTActatcaacatcatcaacaacagaTAAACTTATCAATAGTCCCTCATTTGAAAAAGGATTAaattttgaacaatttaaacaatttgtttcaatacTTAAAGATCGGAAAGatttacaagaaatttGGGATTCATTagcaaaaaataaaaatgtattaaattttaatgatattaaaaattttattattaatattcaaaaagataattttgatgataataccattaatttaattttccaaaaatattgtaatattgataatggaTGGAATAAAGAAAGtttaaatgaatatttattatcaagtTATTCAACTCCATATCGTGAAATCACTCATAATagtaacaacaattattatgattatccattaaatgaatatttcatttcatcatcTCATAATACTTATTTAACTGGTCGACAAGTTGCTGGTGATTCATCAGTAGAAGGATATATTAGAACATTACAACGTGGATGTCGATgtgttgaaattgatatttggaATGGCGATAGTAATGATACTGGTTCAGATGTTAAGAATGAATCAGAACCAATAGTTAATCATGGAAGAACTTTTACTAAACCAATAAGTTTTATTAATGTTATTAAagcaattaaaaaatttgctTTTATTGTATCACCTTGGCCATTAATACTTAGTTTAGAAATTCATTGTTCACCAGAATGTCAAATTAAAGTTgttaatattttaaaagataTTCTTGGTGAAAATATGATTATTGCTccaattgatattgattcaatGGTATTACCATCACCAACTCAATTGAAacataaatttattattaaagtgaaaaaaacaacatcatttcaaaatttagTAGAAACTGAAAATGGCAATTtcaccaccacaaccacaaccaccaccaccaccaccaccactgcAACTTCATTAAGTgaagataatgaaattaataaatccaataataatagtaatacatcatcatcatcatcatcatcatttattATGAGACgaagaaaaggaaataaATCACctaaaataataaatgaattaagTGATCTTGGTATATATACTCAAGGAATAAAATTTcgtaatttttcattaccaGAATCTAAAACTTTTAATCATTGTTTTTCATTAGGAGAAAAATCTATTAATCGAATGattaaagatgatgataaaaaaatttctttaaataaaCATAATCGTCGTTATTTAATGAGAGTTTATCCTTCAGGAACAAgattaaaatcatcaaattttaatCCATTACCTTATTGGTCTCATGGAGTACAAATGGTGGCAACAAATTGGCAAACTTATGATTTAGGtcaacaattaaatgaatcattatttgaaaataaaattttccaaGGATATGtattaaaaccaaaattattaaggaaaccaattttaaaatcaactaatgattttaataaatcttcaataattaataataataataataataattgtaaagTAATTCgatttaattttgaaattattagtgGTCATCAATTACCAAAATTTCCTAAAGATGATTATAAAGATCAAGCAATTAATCCATATAtatcatttgaaattattggtgctcaaaatattcaatgggataataataataccaatGAATccatatcatcatcaacaacaacaacaacaacaacaagtatTACTAATAGTGATACTATTAGGACAACGAAAATAATTGGTGAAAATGGATTTAATCCAAATTTTAATAGTAAATTTAGTGGATCAATTATAacattaaatgatttaatatttataaaatttattgtttatgcATCAACTTCATTAAATTATCCTGATTCAGGAGAAATTTTCCCTATAGGTATATTAGtaacaaaattaaattatttaaaacaaGGGTAtagatatatttatttaaatgatttattaggtgaacaattggtttattcttcaatttttataaaaattgaatatgatgaagatttattaaatgaattaagCTAG
- a CDS encoding nucleolar (U3 and U14) snoRNA-binding protein, putative (Similar to S. cerevisiae ENP1;~In S. cerevisiae: required for pre-rRNA processing and 40S ribosomal subunit synthesis), with protein sequence MGKITTSETKTKQRHNPLLKDISSQGGNLRTIPRSSSSQKKNKSSKKQKRNNDDDDEKEEDGEGFLDASSSRKILQLAKEQQDELEQEDETQNKPSFVQSFKNQQIDSEDEDEDEEEYSDLEEEEEEEEVEEIVYDEEDAEVDAKDAELFNKYFQSNGENNDDNQFQPTINLADKILAKIQEKESQQQQQQQTITGDNNHEDAVLLPPKVILAYEKIGQILSTYTHGKLPKLFKILPSLKNWQDVLYVTNPNNWTPHATYEATKLFVSNLSSNEATIFIETILLPRFRDSIENSDDHSLNYHIYRALKKSLYKPGAFFKGFLLPLVDGYCTVREATIAASVLTKVSVPVLHSSVALTQLLTRDFNPATTVFIRVLIEKKYALPYQTLDELVFYFMRFRNATISQDENMDIDQDQKANANANANANASTSTSTNNGPQLPVVWHKAFLSFATRYKNDLTDDQKDFLLETVRQRFHPLIGPEIRRELLS encoded by the coding sequence ATGGGGAAGATAACAACTAGTGAaactaaaacaaaacaacgTCATAACCCATTATTAAAAGATATTTCATCCCAAGGTGGGAATTTAAGAACAATCCCAagatcatcatcatcacaaaagaagaataaatcatcaaaaaaacaaaaacgtaacaatgatgatgatgatgaaaaagaagaagatggtGAAGGATTTTTAGATGCTTCTAGTTCAAGAAAGATTTTACAATTGGCaaaagaacaacaagatgAACTTGAACAAGAAGATGAAACACAAAATAAACCTTCATTTGTTCaatcatttaaaaatcaacaaatagaCAGCGAAGATGAAGACGAAGACGAAGAAGAGTATTCTGAtcttgaagaagaagaagaagaagaagaagttgaagaaatagtatatgatgaagaagatgctGAAGTTGATGCAAAAGATGcagaattatttaataaatatttccAATCTAATGgtgaaaataatgatgataatcaatttcaaccaacaataaatttagctgataaaattttagccaaaattcaagaaaaagaatctcaacaacaacaacaacaacaaaccaTCACAGGAGACAACAATCATGAAGATGCAGTGTTATTACCACCAAAAGTCATTTTAGCttatgaaaaaattggtcaaatattatcaacTTATACTCATGGTAAATTAcctaaattatttaaaattttaccaagtttaaaaaattggCAAGATGTATTATACGTTAcaaatccaaataattGGACTCCTCATGCCACTTATGAAgcaacaaaattatttgtttcGAATTTATCTAGTAATGAAGCAACAATTTTCATTgaaacaatattattaccTCGATTCCGTGATTCTATTGAAAATTCTGATGATCattcattaaattatcaTATTTATCGAGCcttaaaaaaatcattatataAACCAGGAGCTTTTTTCAAAGGATTTTTATTACCTTTAGTCGATGGTTATTGTACTGTACGTGAAGCTACTATTGCTGCTTCAGTATTAACGAAAGTTTCTGTTCCAGTATTACATTCATCAGTTGCATTAACTCAATTATTAACTAGAGATTTTAATCCTGCTACAACAGTTTTCATTAGagttttaattgaaaaaaaatatgctTTACCTTATCAAACTTTAGATGAATTagtattttatttcatGAGATTTAGAAATGCTACTATTAGTCAAGATGAAAATATGGATATTGATCAAGACCAAAAAGCTAATGCTAATGCTAATGCTAATGCTAATGCAAGTACTAGTACTAGTACTAATAATGGACCTCAATTACCAGTCGTATGGCATAAAgcatttttatcatttgcTACTCGTTATAAAAATGATCTTACCGATGATCAAAAAGATTTCTTATTGGAAACAGTAAGACAAAGATTTCATCCTCTAATTGGTCCAGAAATTCGTAGAGAATTACTAAGTTAA
- a CDS encoding Tca-like retrotransposon GAG protein, putative (transposable element) translates to MSFEKAEDIPLPPESSEPSGSRSSEDVMSMFKVLKESVEVMNQSVNAKLADMNDRITILDNNQKAFMPKNKKKDIGNILHKQKKEETDVKDIKTVVGEEKEEIHQVEDFVLKEQQELRDVEKTVLKEEEDLQKIQESITKDAEEVPKVEESTTKQKQELHQVGGEFLFYKGIKRKVINTPRDPYQTTTTGSDQRFRSQQPNIGNTLAQDLALIPNLDPEISRLIKGYLPFITLHEVNIIGAPVGKPSNFRPDLVIHNPKDPEKIQKKLMRLQSYMQLSLAPYHLYPMILEPYLQGKIHWLHGGRQEKSSQWPRI, encoded by the exons atgtcaTTCGAAAAAGCTGAAGACATTCCACTCCCACCAGAATCATCTGAGCCATCGGGATCCAGATCACTGGAAGACGTCATGCTGATGTTCAAGGTTTTAAAAGAATCAGTCGAAGTCATGAATCAATCCGTCAATGCCAAACTTGCGGATATGAATGACAGAATTACAATTCTTgacaataatcaaaaagCTTTCATGccaaaaaacaagaaaaaagatatcggaaatattcttcataaacaaaagaaagaagaaactgATGTCAAGGATATTAAAACGGTGGTTggtgaagaaaaagaagagatCCATCAGGTTGAAGACTTTGTGTTGaaagaacaacaagagTTACGTGATGTCGAGAAGACTGTCTTgaaagaagaggaagacTTACAGAAAATTCAAGAATCCATTACAAAAGACGCAGAGGAGGTACCAAAAGTTGAAGAATCAACCAcgaaacaaaaacaagagTTACATCAAGTGGGTGGagaatttttattttacaaAGGGATCAAAAGG AAAGTAATCAATACCCCTCGGGATCCATATCAAACTACAACCACGGGTTCTGACCAGAGATTCAGATCCCAACAACCCAACATTGGAAATACATTGGCGCAGGATCTAGCATTAATCCCAAATTTAGATCCAGAAATTTCCCGATTGATCAAGGGGTATTTACCTTTTATTACCTTACATGAGGTAAACATTATTGGAGCCCCAGTTGGAAAACCATCAAACTTCCGACCAGATCTAGTCATCCACAACCCAAAGGATCCTGAAAAgatccaaaaaaaacttaTGCGACTTCAATCGTATATGCAATTATCACTCGCTCCATATCATCTCTACCCGATGATATTGGAACCATATTTGCAGGGTAAGATACATTGGTTACATGGAGGACGCCAAGAAAAGTCCAGCCAATGGCCAAGAATATAG
- the HIS7 gene encoding imidazole glycerol phosphate synthase [includes: glutamine amidotransferase; cyclase], putative yields MTKIIHIIDVESGNLQSLSNAIKRINPNYIIKFIHNEQDFINYQFEIEKLIFPGVGNYGYFIQQLYKRGLINHIKSYINQDRPLMGICVGLQSFFIESEENPEINGLGLLDNNNDLKLYKFNNNDPIFKSKGIKKSVPHIGWNKIHNIIHHNNNNNNNNSNSNNEFEDLSLYGLNTIDKYYFVHSYGAIIKNNDIENKIIPQLSLNGWDFAISQYGSEKFIAAISKNNLFATQFHPEKSGIVGLKIIKHFLNGEKYPPINNNNNNNNNGNKNSRSNTDLNIETTLTGLTRRIIACLDVRTNDDGDLVVTKGDQYNVREQQSSSSKISENSNQVRNLGKPVELATKYYNQGADEITFLNITSFRNSPLKDLPMLQVLRKSAETIFVPLTVGGGIKDLYDSETKKIIPAVDIAHLYFQSGADKISIGSDAVIIAENYYANNQIPLGTSSIETISSKFGNQAVVISVDPKRKYIKNPQLDTTMETIKIIDPLQYGPNGEQYCYYQVTSQGGRKLHELGALELCLACEKLGAGEILLNSIDNDGSNKGFNLQLLQQIKSHVSIPVIASSGAGNPQHFQQVFEMDCGIDAALGAGIFHRGEYTVNEVKKYLQQEAKMDVRLDDDLEL; encoded by the coding sequence ATGacaaaaataattcatattattgatgttgaaaGTGGTAATTTACAATCACTTTCTAATGCCATTAAACGTATTAATccaaattatattattaaattcattCATAATGAACaagattttattaattatcaatttgaaattgaaaaattgattttccCTGGTGTTGGTAATTATGGTTATTTTATTCAACAACTTTATAAAAGAGGTTTAATTAATCATATTAAATCTTATATTAATCAAGATCGTCCATTAATGGGGATTTGTGTTGGATTACaatcatttttcattgaatCTGAAGAAAATCCCGAAATTAATGGATTAGGTTtattagataataataatgatttaaaattatataaatttaataataatgatccaatatttaaatcaaagGGGATTAAAAAATCTGTTCCTCATATTGGTTGGAATAAAATTCATAATATAatccaccacaacaacaacaacaacaataataatagtaatagtaataatgaatttgaagatttatcattatatgGATTAAatacaattgataaatattattttgttcaTTCTTATGGagcaattattaaaaataatgatattgaaaataaaattattccACAATTAAGTTTAAATGGTTGGGATTTTGCTATTAGTCAATATGGATcagaaaaatttattgcGGCTATATcgaaaaataatttatttgcTACTCAATTTCATCCTGAAAAATCTGGTATTGTTggattaaaaattattaaacatTTCTTAAATGGTGAAAAATATCCCccaatcaacaacaacaacaacaacaacaacaacggcAATAAGAACTCTAGAAGTAATACTGATTTGAATATTGAAACAACATTGACAGGTTtaacaagaagaattattgCTTGTCTTGATGTTAGAactaatgatgatggtgatttAGTAGTTACTAAAGGTGATCAATATAATGTTCGAGAACaacaatcatcatcatcaaaaatTTCAGAAAATTCTAATCAAGTTCGTAATTTAGGTAAACCAGTGGAATTAGCTacaaaatattataatcaaGGAGCTGATGAAATTacatttttaaatattacTTCATTTCGTAATTCTCCTTTAAAAGATTTACCCATGTTACAAGTTTTACGTAAATCTGCTGAAACAATATTTGTTCCATTAACTGTTGGTGGAGGTATTAAAGATTTATATGATTCtgaaactaaaaaaattattccTGCTGTTGATATTGCTCATTTATATTTCCAATCAGGAGCTGATAAAATTAGTATTGGATCAGATGCAGTAATTATTGCTGAAAATTATTATGccaataatcaaattccTTTAGgaacatcatcaattgaaactaTTTCTTCTAAATTTGGTAATCAAGCTGTAGTTATATCAGTTGATCCAAAAcgtaaatatattaaaaatcCTCAATTGGATACTACAATGGAAACTataaaaatcattgatCCATTACAATATGGTCCAAATGGTGAAcaatattgttattatcaaGTAACATCTCAAGGGGGAAGAAAATTACATGAATTAGGTGCATTAGAATTATGTTTAGCTTGTGAAAAATTAGGTGCTGgagaaattttattaaattcaatcGATAATGATGGTTCAAATAAAGGATttaatttacaattattacaacAAATTAAATCTCATGTATCAATCCCAGTTATTGCTAGTAGTGGTGCAGGAAATCCTCAACATTTTCAACAAGTTTTTGAAATGGATTGTGGAATTGATGCTGCTTTAGGTGCCGGTATATTTCATCGTGGTGAATATACCGTTAATGAAGtaaagaaatatttacaacaagaagCAAAAATGGATGTTAGattagatgatgatttagagTTGTAA
- a CDS encoding conserved hypothetical protein (putative LPF gene family member), which produces MTIITTDVNLFQEVAKLPSEITAIIIGYLPKCILPKLLYFPSIKKEVASAILSDVNITRSIYVHKGSDLPGVGYSECDCDRFKIELTDLKKGIAQWNVYPRAIHIDGNFVFENILDTFPRLLKEASSINTTLSGHYGLDSETYLGPFFNSNIKFDSLRLVGVWDAVTLPCISTNVQVRNSILNSYSISGVKKLDIDMDSNDREIQTYAFSSELEDLQIKSRFGIQVSLPPNLRKLSITAYLASASFISEELSHLKYLQLKLPENQSFEETGIMAPNLKTLALIDCIKFSNLDNLKQFQHLKHLVLKNCAYPIGLLNESSFPELESFEYDGYGFEDPENFTDPLLIFPTNLKQLSIEGRNLVSIDFNALVLPHTLIRLHLVDLSFNDGYFHLCENLQSVHIKTSRLRFESSFKIPPMAEELILEADYLVFESSDFMYHLPNSLTRLSLIAEKQGRMSPIIQKIKWPLALGSFELEGFNIDQETLELLNLQESRLREIRISGGDIKRLDVDLFPVSVEYLTLIEMEIKELPASFERLKNLRKLTLMRNRLKRVNSVNLPVSSLEVLDISQCDLRLISPFVVSMFEKKNKKGKLRIRATGNLNVDANDVRKVIKAIKGLYLELNESYECLGRITRPYSRLRCIFRTFDPYFEKSESSETEEIVFGQDSNNLLHGDESVSDKKDNGTGNKRRKKR; this is translated from the coding sequence ATGACAATAATTACTACTGACGTTAATCTTTTCCAGGAAGTAGCCAAACTTCCATCCGAAATCACTGCTATAATAATTGGTTATTTACCAAAATGTATATTACCCAAGTTATTGTACTTCCCGCTGATTAAGAAAGAAGTGGCATCTGCAATTTTGTCAGATGTTAATATTACAAGGAGCATTTATGTACACAAGGGCAGTGATCTACCAGGTGTTGGCTACTCCGAATGTGACTGTGACCGGTTTAAAATCGAACTTACTGATTTGAAGAAGGGAATTGCTCAATGGAATGTATACCCAAGAGCAATCCATATAGACGGAAATTTTGTATTTGAGAACATTTTAGATACTTTTCCTAGACTTTTGAAGGAAGCTCTGAGTATTAATACTACTTTGAGTGGGCATTACGGACTAGATTCAGAAACCTACTTGGGCccctttttcaattccaataTTAAGTTTGATTCTTTGAGATTGGTTGGTGTTTGGGATGCAGTCACATTACCGTGCATTTCTACAAACGTTCAGGTACGTAACTCCATATTGAACAGTTATCTGATATCTGGTGTTAAAAAGTTGGACATCGATATGGATTCTAATGATAGGGAAATCCAGACTTACGCATTCTCATCTGAGTTGGAAGATTTGCAAATTAAATCTAGGTTCGGGATTCAGGTGAGTCTACCACCAAATTTACGAAAACTATCAATCACGGCATATTTGGCTTCGGCAAGTTTTATATCCGAAGAATTGTCTCATTTAAAGTATTTACAGCTCAAGTTGCCAGAAAATCAGTCATTTGAAGAAACCGGTATAATGGCACCAAATTTAAAGACGTTAGCtttgattgattgtatAAAGTTTTCTaatcttgataatttaaaacaGTTTCAACATTTGAAGCACTTGGTGTTAAAAAATTGTGCTTACCCGATTGGTTTGTTGAATGAAAGTTCTTTTCCTGAGCTAGAAAGCTTTGAGTATGATGGATATGGTTTTGAAGATCCAGAAAATTTTACCGACCCGTTATTAATCTTTCCTacaaatttaaaacaattatcaattgaaggCCGTAATCTTGTTagtattgatttcaatGCTTTAGTGCTTCCTCATACGTTAATACGATTACATCTTGTGGACTTATCTTTTAATGATGGATACTTTCATTTATGTGAGAATTTGCAATCTGTTCACATCAAGACATCAAGGCTTAGGTTTGAGAGTAGTTTCAAGATTCCTCCTATGGCCGAAGAATTGATATTAGAGGCTGATTATCTAGTTTTTGAAAGCCTGGATTTTATGTATCATTTGCCGAATAGTCTCACACGATTGAGCTTGATCGCTGAAAAACAAGGGAGGATGAGTCCTATTATACAAAAGATTAAATGGCCCTTGGCATTGGGTAGTTTTGAACTAGAGGGTTTTAATATTGATCAGGAAACATTGGAGCTATTGAATTTACAAGAATCTAGACTTCGAGAAATTAGAATCAGTGGGGGTGACATAAAAAGGTTAGATGTTGATCTATTTCCAGTTAGTGTTGAATATCTAACTTTAATAGAAATGGAAATCAAAGAGCTACCTGCATCATTTGAAAGGTTGAAGAACCTACGTAAATTGACACTAATGAGAAATCGGTTGAAAAGAGTAAACCTGGTTAATCTACCAGTATCATCATTGGAAGTTTTAGACATAAGTCAGTGTGACCTTCGTTTGATATCACCATTTGTGGTTTCaatgtttgaaaaaaagaataagaaaGGAAAACTAAGAATAAGGGCTACAGGAAATTTGAATGTCGATGCTAATGATGTGAGGAAAGTAATCAAAGCAATTAAAGGACTTTATTTAGAACTCAATGAATCTTATGAATGTTTGGGGAGAATTACCCGACCTTATTCCCGTTTGCGTTGTATATTTCGGACTTTTGATccatattttgaaaaatccgAATCCTCTGAAACGGAAGAGATTGTCTTCGGTCAAGATTCAAACAATCTTCTCCATGGGGATGAATCTGTCCTGGATAAAAAAGATAATGGAACTGgcaacaaaagaagaaaaaaacgGTAA